A stretch of DNA from Hydrogenophaga sp. SL48:
CGATCACTTTCTGGTTGCGGCGCTGCACCGAGCAGTCGCGCTCGCCCAGCGCGATCACGCCGCCCGCGCCGTCGCCAAACACCTGCACCTCGATGTGGCGCGCCTGCTCCACGTACTTCTCGATGAACAGGCCCGCGTCCTTGAAGTTGGCCTGCGCGAGGCGGCCCACGTTCTCGAACGCGTCGGCGAGTTCGGCGGCGTTCCACACCAGCCGCATGCCGATGCCACCGCCGCCCGCCGTGCTCTTGAGCATCACCGGGAAGCCGATGCGCTGTGCCTCGGTTTGCGCCTGCGCCTTATCGCTCAACAGCCCCGAGCCCGGCAGCAGCGGCACACCACGCTGCTGCGCCAGATCACGCGCTGTGTGTTTCAAACCAAAGGCGCGCATCTGCGCCGGCGTGGGGCCGATGAAGGCGATGCCCGCGGCCTCGCAGGCTTCGGCGAAGCCCGGGTTTTCCGACAGGAAGCCGTAGCCGGGGTGGATGGCCTGCGCGCCGCAATCTTGTGCGATCTGCAGGATGCGGTCGGCGCGCAGGTAGCTCTCTGCCGCGGGTGCCGGGCCGAGCAGGTAGGCCTCGTCGGCTTCGCGCACATGGCGCGCCTGCGCGTCGGCTTCGGAATACACGGCCACGCTCTGCACGCCGAGCGCTTTGAGCGTGCGGATGATGCGGCAGGCGATGGCGCCGCGGTTGGCAATCAGGACCTTGCTGAACATGGAGTCTCCGGGGCAGGCCGTCCTGCAAATGGGGCTGGAAGCTGCGGGCCGTCCCGCAGCAGCGGTTCACACAAGATCGCTCAGGCCGGGTTCCACACCAACAGCTGGATGGGCGTCGGGTTGTACGCATTGCACGGGTTGTTGAGCTGCGGGCAGTTGCTGATCAGCACCCACACGTCCATCTCGGCGCGCATCTCCACGTACTTGCCCGGGCCGGACACGCCGTCGTCGAACTTCAGGTCGCCGCTGTCGGTGACCGGCACGTTCATGAAGAAGTTGATGTTGGGCACCAGGTCTCGTTTGGTGAGGCCCATGTCGGCGCGCTGCAGGGCGATCAAATAGTTGTCGCGGCAGCTGTGCATGTACTTCTTCTGCAGCGCGTAGCGCACGGTGTTGCTCTCGGCCGCGCAGGCGCCCCCGAGGGTGTCGTGGCGGCCGCAGGTGTCGGCCACGATGGTGAGCATGGGCCGGCCGTCGTTGCTGCGGATGACGGAGCCGGTGGTCAGGTAGATGCCGCCCTGGTGGACCATGGTGTCGGTCGCGCTGTAGTGCTCGGCCAGGTCGTCGCGGTTGTAGAAGATCACGTCGGCGGCCTGGTTGCCTTCGAGGTCGACGATGCGCAGGGTCTGGCCCTTGTTGACCGCGAACAGGATGGGCTCGCCCGCGGGGTGGCGCTGGTTCAGCACGGCGTGAGCCGGGTCCAGCGTGCTCTCCAGGATGCGGATGTCGGTGGCGGTGTTCATCGTGGTGCTCCTCACAGGTACAACATGTCGCTGTTGTGCAGGGCGCGCGCGTTCTCGGGGCGGAAGGCGCGGCAGAAGTCTTGTGCCGGCGCAGCGCCGCAGCGCCAGGCCACGAGCCCCACCTTCTTCGGCGCGTAGACCGGCGAAGGGTCGAGCGCGTGCGGCGCGCTGGACACGGCGAGGATCACGTCCATGTCAAAACGCAGCTCCACAAAATCGCCCGCCTTCGCGTGGTCCGCCGCAAAGCCGAAGCGGCCCTGCGCATCCACGCTCACCTTGCTGAACAGGTTGACCGGCGCGATCAGGTCGCGCCGCGTCAAGCCGTATTTGCCGATCTCGATCAGCAGGCCGTCCTTGCCGGAGCGGTACATGGCGTTGCGCGCCTGCTCGTAGCGCTGCTCGCCGTACTTGGTGGCCATCAGTTCGTTGTCGAGCAGGGCGCCCAGCGGGTCGTGCCAACCCAGGCTGTCGGCGGTGACGCTGGCCATGCTGCGACCCATGTCGCTCATGAGCACATGGCCGCGGGTGTAGTGGGCCGTGTGCTGCGCCTTCAGGCTGTCGGGCATGTTGTAGCGCTCCAGCTTTTCCAGCGCGCTGTAGAGCACCAGGCTCAGGTTGGCGCCCGCGTCCAGCGCCACGAAGCGGATCGCGCTGCCGCGTGGCAAACGCCAGCTCCAGTGGCTGCCGCCGGGCACCACCTCGCTCCACATCAGTTGGTCGGTGTCCACGCCGGCCAGCGCGGGCGCGGGGAAACGTTGCCAGAAGGCGGGCGCGTCCACCGGCGCGGCCAGTGGTGGGTTGGACAAGACGGTGGTCAGCGGGTCGGGGATGTCGTTGAGGTTCATGGGTGTCTCCAGGGGTTCAGGCGGGCTCGCTCACCGCGCCGCTCAGGCGCTGCAGTTGTTCCAGGTCGGTCTTCATGCCGGACGTTTCGCGGATGCGTTCCAGGATGTCGCGCTTGAGGCGCACGAACTCCGGCGCGAACTTGAGGTCTTGCGTGCGCTGGTCGCCGAAGGGCACCTCGTAGATGGTGTCGATGCGCCCCGGGCGCGGCGCCATCAGCACCACGCGGCTGCCGAGGTAGAGCGCTTCCTCCACGTCGTGCGTCACGAAGACGATGGTGGCCTTCTCCAGCCGGTGCACATAGCGGATCAGGTCGTGCATCACCTCGCGCGTCTGCGCGTCCAGCGCGCCGAAGGGCTCGTCCATCAGCACGATGTCGGGCCGGCCCATGAGCGCACGCGCGATCGCGACGCGCTGCTGCATGCCGCCCGAAAGTTGGTTGGGCCAGGCGCCGGCCGAAGCCTGAAGACCCATCAGGCGCAGCAGCGCGTCGGCCCGGCCCGAGGCGGCTTCCACGTCACTGGAGCTGCGGTCTTGTGTGTGCGCGGCGAGCTGGCGGCAGAACTTGATGTTCTCCAGCACCGTCATCCAGGGGTAGAGGCTGTAGTGCTGGAACACCATGGCGCGGTCGATGCCCGGGCCGGTGACGGGCCGGTTGTCCACCAGCAGCTCGCCGCTGGTCTGCGTTTCGAGCCCGCCGATGGTGCGCAGCAGCGTGCTCTTGCCGCAGCCCGACGCGCCCACGAAGGTGACGAACTCGTTGGCGCCGATGTCCAGGTCCACGTTCTCCAGCGCGTTGGTGGGTGCGCCGTCGAAGTGCTTGTAGAGGCCGCGGATGGAGATTTTGGGGAGGGTGTGGCTCATGACAAGTCAGCCTTTCATTTCAGTGATCGATGGCAGAAGCGCGACGAGGGAGGTGCCTGCGTCCAGCCGCACCGCGGAACCGGCTTCGCCGGGCCGCAGGAGCGGTCCCCCTCCAAGCCGAAGGCGCCAGAGAGGGGGAAGACGCGAAGCGGCGCAGGGGGTGTTCATTTCAAGTACAGCCAGGGGAACGCGCGGCGGTGCAGCCAGCGGAACAGCTGGTCCGTCACCAGCCCGATGAGGCCGATGACGATGATTCCGGCGAAGATGGTGTCGGTCTGGAGGAAGCGCTGCGCGCGCAGGATCGCGTAGCCCAGGCCCGAGTTCGCGGCCACCAGCTCGGCGACCACCAGGTAGGTCCAGGCCCAGCCCATGGTGATGCGCAGCGTGTCGAGCAGCGCCGGCTTGGCGCTGGGCAGGATCACCTTTTCAATCAGCTCGCGGCGGTTCGCGCCCATGGTCTGCGCCGCCTCCACCTGCGCGGCCGGCACGCGGCGCACGTCTTCCGCCACCATCAGCACCATCTGGAAAAACGTGCCGATGAAGATGATGGAAATCTTCGAACCCTCGTCGATGCCCACCCACAGCATCACCAACGGAATGAAGGCCACCGCCGGCATGTAGCGGATCAGGTCGGTCAGCGGCTCCAGCAGCGCCTGCACCGAACGGAACGAACCGATCAGCAGCCCCAGCGGCAGCGCGATCACCGCCGAGATCACGAAGCCCGCGACCACGCGGTAGACGCTGATGCCCATGTCTTCCAGAAGGTTGTTCTCCAGCGCCCAGTCCCAGGTCTTGGACAGCACGGCCAGCGGCGACGGCATGAAGGTCGGGTCCATGCCACCCCAGGCGGCCAGCGCCGCCCACATCAGCAGCGGCGTGACCAGCCCCGCGACGGCCAGCACCCAGTAGGCGCGGCGTGAGATGGGCGCGCGCACCGTCCAGAAGCCGGTGCGGCGGCGCTTCTGTGTGGCGGGCGTTGGTGCGGCGGAGGGCGCGGGCGCTGACGCCGCTGCGGCCACCGGGGCGGGAGCCGGCGGCAATGCGGCGGCCGATCCGGCAAGGGACGGCGCGAAGGGAGGAAGCTGGGACATGCGGGGCTCCTGACCAGAGGGACAAACGGCGAGAGAGGCTCGTGCGCAAGCAGCGAAGCATCTCCCGGGCTTTTGTCCCTCCGTGGAGCCACACGATCGTGGCCGACTGCTCTCGGACCAGACGGCTCAGACTTCGTAAATGAAGTGGTCTGAGCCCGGAACCCTAGCGGTCTTCAAGGCAGCGAATCACTGTTCTGGTGCGTTCGCCTCTCTGTGTCTGGATTTAAGCAGGTTTGGTGCCAGGGCGTTTGCCAGCGCCAGCCCGCTGGCTGCGCCCACCAGCACGAACAGACGCGCATCCGGCCAGGAGGACATGCCGAAAAACAGGGCCAACAGGGCTCCCACACCGCTCCCGGTGAAACCCAGAATCAGAAACAGCCAGACGCGCTGGGACCGCGTTGAATGGGATTGGGATGTGTCTGGAAGCTCAGCCATCGTGCAGGTTCAGTACGACAGGTAGACCGCCCACTGGCCCAAGTAACCGAGGAAGTACAGCAGCACCAAACCCGTCAACAACCACATGCCTCGCCATCGTCGGGTGCGCCAGAGGTAGTAGGGCAGATAGGGAATGGCCCAGATGAACACCAGGAACTCGAACTCGAAAGGCTTCTCGATCCCAGGCTGCGCCTTGCTGTCCTCCACCACCCAGAGGACCAGCAAGACAAGAAAGATCACCGGCCAGGCAGCCACGATCTCGCTGGAAGGCTCCGCATCGCGCCAATAGGCCAGCACCTCGACGGTGGAGACAAGCAGCGATCCGATGACCAGGAACAGCAGGTAGAAGTTGGCGGGCTTGATGCGGGCAAAGATTTGCATGATCACGGTGGGGAGAGCATCTGGCGAATCACCCGCCATGCACCCTGTATAGAGGCGAGGCGCAACACCGCTCGGTCAACCGAGATGACCTTCTCGACGGTTTCATTGATGGGCGAGGACGCACAGAGAACCGATCGCTGAAAGACCCCATCTCAACGTCATCAGCGCTGGTGAAAGCGCCGCAGGCTGTCGCCCTTGAGCGGCCCGGTCTGAGGTCATCGCTCCATCCTTCGGAGAAAGAATGAGACGAGCAGCGCGATGAACAGGAAAAGGCCTCCAACTGCCGCAAGCCAGCCGCCATACGGAACAAATGCTCCGCTGGCTGCGAGCGCGTTAAAAGAAGACGTCCATGTTTTCGGGCTGCTTACGGTGTTTGCCAGAGACATGAACGCCAGAGCAAGGAAGACGACGCTGAGTCCACTGCACCAACTTCTCAGGCCGCGCAGCAAATCCATTCGGGCGTGCTGTTTGACAGGATCTTTTGTGGAAATAGACATGGATGCACCCCTCTTGAATTGAAACGTTAAATAGCTGGTTAGGTTTCACTTGGCGAGTGCGCGCATTGAATGGAAGCCAGCATTACCGATTGAATGCGGACCACACAAACCAGATGCAGAAGGCAACCCAAACGTTGCAGGCATAGGCCCGAAACCAAGCCCATAGAGCTACCTGAGTTGGCCATGGATGACTTGGCAAAGGGCGGCGAAATAAAAAAACTGGGAGAACCGCCGAGAAGTACATGAACATTAAAACAAACAGCGTCCTGCCAGGAGCTGGCCCCACCGATGGAAAGACGCGCTCAACTACGGCGGGCGTGAACGAGACAATCAAAAGTACTGCGATGAGCTTCTTGGCATGCCGCTTCCAGAATCCAGAAAAGCTAGCCGCGTAGTCTGTATACAGCGCTGGGGTTGGCATTCGTGAAACCCGATGGTTAAGACCAGCCCCGTGCTCATAGCACATCGGCTTGGGCCAAATTGTTATGTTTTTAATTCAGGAACGAATACAAAAATGGCTAAACCCACATAGGCAGCAACCGTAAATAGTGTAAATTTCAATCTCTTAGAGTGCTCGTGAGTTGGAATACATACACCCTTTAGGCCAATTATCGGCAAACACAGCAAGTACTCCAGCCAGTTTTTTGCAAACAAAAGCGTGG
This window harbors:
- a CDS encoding urea amidolyase associated protein UAAP2, producing the protein MNTATDIRILESTLDPAHAVLNQRHPAGEPILFAVNKGQTLRIVDLEGNQAADVIFYNRDDLAEHYSATDTMVHQGGIYLTTGSVIRSNDGRPMLTIVADTCGRHDTLGGACAAESNTVRYALQKKYMHSCRDNYLIALQRADMGLTKRDLVPNINFFMNVPVTDSGDLKFDDGVSGPGKYVEMRAEMDVWVLISNCPQLNNPCNAYNPTPIQLLVWNPA
- a CDS encoding urea amidolyase associated protein UAAP1 encodes the protein MWSEVVPGGSHWSWRLPRGSAIRFVALDAGANLSLVLYSALEKLERYNMPDSLKAQHTAHYTRGHVLMSDMGRSMASVTADSLGWHDPLGALLDNELMATKYGEQRYEQARNAMYRSGKDGLLIEIGKYGLTRRDLIAPVNLFSKVSVDAQGRFGFAADHAKAGDFVELRFDMDVILAVSSAPHALDPSPVYAPKKVGLVAWRCGAAPAQDFCRAFRPENARALHNSDMLYL
- a CDS encoding ABC transporter ATP-binding protein, which translates into the protein MSHTLPKISIRGLYKHFDGAPTNALENVDLDIGANEFVTFVGASGCGKSTLLRTIGGLETQTSGELLVDNRPVTGPGIDRAMVFQHYSLYPWMTVLENIKFCRQLAAHTQDRSSSDVEAASGRADALLRLMGLQASAGAWPNQLSGGMQQRVAIARALMGRPDIVLMDEPFGALDAQTREVMHDLIRYVHRLEKATIVFVTHDVEEALYLGSRVVLMAPRPGRIDTIYEVPFGDQRTQDLKFAPEFVRLKRDILERIRETSGMKTDLEQLQRLSGAVSEPA
- a CDS encoding ABC transporter permease; the encoded protein is MSQLPPFAPSLAGSAAALPPAPAPVAAAASAPAPSAAPTPATQKRRRTGFWTVRAPISRRAYWVLAVAGLVTPLLMWAALAAWGGMDPTFMPSPLAVLSKTWDWALENNLLEDMGISVYRVVAGFVISAVIALPLGLLIGSFRSVQALLEPLTDLIRYMPAVAFIPLVMLWVGIDEGSKISIIFIGTFFQMVLMVAEDVRRVPAAQVEAAQTMGANRRELIEKVILPSAKPALLDTLRITMGWAWTYLVVAELVAANSGLGYAILRAQRFLQTDTIFAGIIVIGLIGLVTDQLFRWLHRRAFPWLYLK